One region of Tachysurus vachellii isolate PV-2020 chromosome 11, HZAU_Pvac_v1, whole genome shotgun sequence genomic DNA includes:
- the LOC132854197 gene encoding rhodopsin: MNGTEGPFFYVPMSNATGIVKSPYDYPQYYLVAPWAYAMLGAYMFFLIIVGFPINFLTLYVTIEHKKLRTPLNYILLNLAVADLLMVFGGFTTTVYTSMHGYFVFGRLGCNLEGFFATFGGINSLWCLVVLSIERWVVVCKPMSNFRFGENHAIMGVAFTWVMALACTVPPLVGWSRYIPEGMQCSCGIDYYTRAEGFNNESFVIYMFTVHFLTPLFIITFCYGRLVCTVKEAAAAQQESETTQRAEREVTRMVIIMFIGYLVAWSPYASVAWYIFTHQGSEFGPVFMTLPAFFAKSSSCFNPIIYVCMNKQFRQCMITTLCCGKNPFEEEEGASTTASKTEASSVSSSSVSPA, encoded by the coding sequence ATGAATGGAACAGAGGGCCCGTTCTTTTACGTGCCCATGTCCAATGCCACTGGCATTGTGAAGAGTCCATACGATTATCCTCAGTACTACCTAGTGGCACCATGGGCTTACGCCATGCTGGGAGCTTACATGTTCTTCCTCATTATCGTCGGCTTCCCAATCAACTTCCTTACGCTGTACGTCACCATTGAGCACAAGAAGCTGCGCACACCTCTAAACTACATCCTCTTGAACTTGGCTGTTGCTGACTTGTTAATGGTGTTTGGAGGCTTCACAACCACGGTATACACATCTATGCATGGCTACTTCGTCTTTGGGCGCCTTGGCTGCAACCTGGAAGGCTTCTTTGCAACTTTTGGTGGTATCAACTCACTCTGGTGCCTGGTCGTGCTCTCCATTGAGAGATGGGTAGTTGTTTGCAAACCCATGAGCAACTTCAGATTTGGAGAGAACCATGCCATCATGGGAGTAGCATTCACCTGGGTCATGGCGTTGGCCTGTACTGTGCCCCCCCTGGTTGGCTGGTCCCGTTATATCCCTGAGGGCATGCAGTGCTCATGTGGAATTGACTACTACACTCGTGCAGAGGGGTTCAACAATGAGTCCTTTGTCATCTACATGTTCACGGTCCACTTCTTGACCCCACTCTTCATCATCACCTTCTGCTATGGCCGTCTGGTCTGCACTGTCAAGGAGGCTGCAGCTGCACAGCAGGAGTCTGAAACCACCCAGAGAGCTGAGCGTGAGGTCACTCGCATGGTCATCATCATGTTCATCGGCTACTTGGTTGCTTGGTCGCCCTATGCCAGTGTGGCTTGGTACATCTTCACCCATCAGGGCAGTGAATTTGGGCCTGTCTTCATGACCCTCCCAGCCTTCTTTGCCAAAAGCTCCTCATGCTTCAACCCTATCATCTATGTCTGCATGAACAAGCAGTTCCGCCAATGCATGATTACCACCCTGTGCTGTGGCAAGAACCCCTTCGAGGAAGAGGAGGGCGCTTCCACCACTGCCTCCAAGACCGAAGCCTCATCCGTCTCCTCCAGCTCTGTGTCCCCGGCATAA